One part of the Streptomyces ferrugineus genome encodes these proteins:
- a CDS encoding RidA family protein — protein sequence MEPVRTDLAPFVRFADGSEPPLSQGVRNGPLLFTSGQGPLDPATGAMPADFGAQARQVLANVEAVVAAAGGDRSSITRCICYLSDRSHFAEFNNVYREFFADCPTLPARTTVVARLVREGVLVEADAVAVVG from the coding sequence GTGGAACCCGTCCGCACCGACCTCGCCCCCTTCGTCCGCTTCGCCGACGGCAGCGAGCCGCCGCTGTCCCAGGGTGTGCGCAACGGGCCCCTGCTCTTCACCTCCGGCCAGGGACCGCTGGATCCGGCGACCGGCGCCATGCCCGCCGACTTCGGGGCACAGGCACGGCAGGTGCTCGCCAACGTCGAGGCCGTCGTCGCGGCGGCGGGCGGCGACCGGAGTTCGATCACACGCTGCATCTGCTATCTGTCCGACCGCTCCCACTTCGCCGAGTTCAACAACGTCTACCGGGAGTTCTTCGCGGACTGCCCGACCCTTCCGGCCCGGACAACGGTCGTGGCACGGCTGGTGCGGGAGGGGGTGCTGGTGGAGGCGGACGCGGTGGCGGTCGTCGGCTGA